One Acanthopagrus latus isolate v.2019 chromosome 12, fAcaLat1.1, whole genome shotgun sequence genomic region harbors:
- the LOC119029729 gene encoding lysosome membrane protein 2-like isoform X1, which translates to MTRRSCAIPAVGVIAGVLLVAGFGLFVSQVFRNIMHNRLKKEIVLVEGSRVFESWKRPPPPVYMEFFFFNITNVDEFLAGAKPEVKQIGPYTYREYRYKDNVSMVADGLKVSAYNTKSFVFLREKSVGDPDVDNITTVNIPAWAVMNKLKDSFWKASLLSMWMNSAKIGLFTTRTVDELLWGYEDPLLLRVSSSNPEVETVFGLMYKKNGSNDGEFVYHTGQQNYLDYGRVETWKGQSKLTFWTSDQSNSINGSDGSAFHPLLTKDERIYIFTPDLCRSIYMEFEKDVEVKGIPAYRFTPPRSVLASKKENPANEGFCVSPQECLGTGLLKVSPCRKGAPIVASFPHFHLAEDRYASAIGGMSPQREHHQTFLDLNPTTGVIVRANKRAQVNVLLSRVSGFPKTRDLNETVFPVMFLNESVVIDDVSVARLQKLLLIAALVSNFPLIIVGLGAIMLAVLIVLLIRDRKKKNEVKRIAFTKPLYATSNEDDTSYSPVSAKEKEDPQNGTYIGLTPKADPQD; encoded by the exons GAGATTGTTTTGGTCGAGGGCAGTCGTGTGTTTGAGTCATGGAAGAGACCTCCCCCTCCGGTCTACATggagttcttcttcttcaataTTACCAACGTGGATGAGTTCCTTGCAGGGGCCAAGCCAGAGGTCAAGCAGATTGGACCCTACACATATAG GGAGTACAGATATAAGGACAACGTCAGCATGGTTGCAGATGGCTTGAAGGTGTCTGCATACAACACCAAGAGCTTTGTGTTCCTGAGAGAGAAGTCTGTGGGTGACCCAGATGTCGATAACATCACCACTGTCAACATCCCAGCTTGG GCTGTAATGAACAAGCTGAAAGACAGTTTCTGGAAGGCCAGTTTGTTGTCCATGTGGATGAACAGTGCCAAGATTGGTCTTTTCACGACTCGCACTGTGGATGAACTGCTGTGGGGCTACGAAGATCCCCTGTTGCTCCGTGTCTCTTCCTCAAATCCTGAGGTGGAGACGGTCTTTGGCCTCATGTACAAG AAAAATGGCAGTAACGACGGGGAATTTGTCTACCACACTGGGCAGCAGAACTACTTGGATTATGGCCGAGTTGAAACATGGAAAGGCCAAAG cAAGCTGACCTTCTGGACCTCAGACCAAAGCAACAGCATCAATGGATCAGATGGCAGTGCTTTCCATCCTCTGCTGACCAAGGATGAACGCATTTATATCTTCACCCCAGACCTCTGCAG GTCAATCTACATGGAGTTTGAGAAAGATGTGGAGGTGAAAGGAATCCCAGCGTACCGCTTCACACCACCACGCTCGGTTTTGGCAAGCAAAAAGGAGAACCCAGCCAATGAGGGTTTCTGCGTGAGCCCACAAGAGTGCCTGGGAACTGGCCTTCTTAAAGTCAGTCCCTGTCGGAAAG GTGCTCCAATTGTCGCCTCCTTCCCTCATTTTCACCTGGCAGAAGATAGATATGCATCTGCCATCGGGGGAATGTCCCCTCAGAGGGAGCACCACCAAACATTCCTCGACCTGAACCCG ACCACTGGCGTGATTGTGCGTGCAAACAAGAGAGCGCAGGTGAACGTCCTGCTCAGCAGAGTCAGTGGATTCCC GAAAACTAGAGACTTAAATGAGACAGTGTTTCCCGTTATGTTCCTCAATGAG AGTGTGGTGATCGATGATGTGTCTGTGGCGAGACtacagaagctgctgctgattgcCGCTCTCGTGTCCAACTTCCCGCTCATTATCGTGGGACTGGGTGCCATTATGCTCGCAGTCCTCATCGTCCTGCTGATCCGGGACCGCAAAAAGAAG AATGAAGTTAAGCGCATTGCGTTTACCAAGCCTCTCTATGCT ACGTCCAATGAAGACGACACTTCTTACTCTCCAGTCAGTGCCAAGGAAAAGGAGGATCCTCAGAATGGAACCTATATTGGTTTGACACCTAAAGCTGACCCACAAGATTGA
- the LOC119029729 gene encoding lysosome membrane protein 2-like isoform X2 → MTRRSCAIPAVGVIAGVLLVAGFGLFVSQVFRNIMHNRLKKEIVLVEGSRVFESWKRPPPPVYMEFFFFNITNVDEFLAGAKPEVKQIGPYTYREYRYKDNVSMVADGLKVSAYNTKSFVFLREKSVGDPDVDNITTVNIPAWAVMNKLKDSFWKASLLSMWMNSAKIGLFTTRTVDELLWGYEDPLLLRVSSSNPEVETVFGLMYKKNGSNDGEFVYHTGQQNYLDYGRVETWKGQSKLTFWTSDQSNSINGSDGSAFHPLLTKDERIYIFTPDLCRSIYMEFEKDVEVKGIPAYRFTPPRSVLASKKENPANEGFCVSPQECLGTGLLKVSPCRKGAPIVASFPHFHLAEDRYASAIGGMSPQREHHQTFLDLNPTTGVIVRANKRAQVNVLLSRVSGFPKTRDLNETVFPVMFLNESVVIDDVSVARLQKLLLIAALVSNFPLIIVGLGAIMLAVLIVLLIRDRKKKTSNEDDTSYSPVSAKEKEDPQNGTYIGLTPKADPQD, encoded by the exons GAGATTGTTTTGGTCGAGGGCAGTCGTGTGTTTGAGTCATGGAAGAGACCTCCCCCTCCGGTCTACATggagttcttcttcttcaataTTACCAACGTGGATGAGTTCCTTGCAGGGGCCAAGCCAGAGGTCAAGCAGATTGGACCCTACACATATAG GGAGTACAGATATAAGGACAACGTCAGCATGGTTGCAGATGGCTTGAAGGTGTCTGCATACAACACCAAGAGCTTTGTGTTCCTGAGAGAGAAGTCTGTGGGTGACCCAGATGTCGATAACATCACCACTGTCAACATCCCAGCTTGG GCTGTAATGAACAAGCTGAAAGACAGTTTCTGGAAGGCCAGTTTGTTGTCCATGTGGATGAACAGTGCCAAGATTGGTCTTTTCACGACTCGCACTGTGGATGAACTGCTGTGGGGCTACGAAGATCCCCTGTTGCTCCGTGTCTCTTCCTCAAATCCTGAGGTGGAGACGGTCTTTGGCCTCATGTACAAG AAAAATGGCAGTAACGACGGGGAATTTGTCTACCACACTGGGCAGCAGAACTACTTGGATTATGGCCGAGTTGAAACATGGAAAGGCCAAAG cAAGCTGACCTTCTGGACCTCAGACCAAAGCAACAGCATCAATGGATCAGATGGCAGTGCTTTCCATCCTCTGCTGACCAAGGATGAACGCATTTATATCTTCACCCCAGACCTCTGCAG GTCAATCTACATGGAGTTTGAGAAAGATGTGGAGGTGAAAGGAATCCCAGCGTACCGCTTCACACCACCACGCTCGGTTTTGGCAAGCAAAAAGGAGAACCCAGCCAATGAGGGTTTCTGCGTGAGCCCACAAGAGTGCCTGGGAACTGGCCTTCTTAAAGTCAGTCCCTGTCGGAAAG GTGCTCCAATTGTCGCCTCCTTCCCTCATTTTCACCTGGCAGAAGATAGATATGCATCTGCCATCGGGGGAATGTCCCCTCAGAGGGAGCACCACCAAACATTCCTCGACCTGAACCCG ACCACTGGCGTGATTGTGCGTGCAAACAAGAGAGCGCAGGTGAACGTCCTGCTCAGCAGAGTCAGTGGATTCCC GAAAACTAGAGACTTAAATGAGACAGTGTTTCCCGTTATGTTCCTCAATGAG AGTGTGGTGATCGATGATGTGTCTGTGGCGAGACtacagaagctgctgctgattgcCGCTCTCGTGTCCAACTTCCCGCTCATTATCGTGGGACTGGGTGCCATTATGCTCGCAGTCCTCATCGTCCTGCTGATCCGGGACCGCAAAAAGAAG ACGTCCAATGAAGACGACACTTCTTACTCTCCAGTCAGTGCCAAGGAAAAGGAGGATCCTCAGAATGGAACCTATATTGGTTTGACACCTAAAGCTGACCCACAAGATTGA